One segment of Haloplanus natans DSM 17983 DNA contains the following:
- a CDS encoding HVO_0649 family zinc finger protein encodes MATNSTSGSTALDRLRRRYETTEKKCPACGYVDHGANWTSRTDGRRVVYRHVCPSCDASREHTFRLR; translated from the coding sequence ATGGCAACGAACAGCACATCCGGGAGCACGGCGCTCGACCGGCTTCGACGCCGGTACGAGACGACCGAGAAGAAATGCCCGGCGTGTGGCTACGTCGACCACGGCGCCAACTGGACGAGCCGAACGGATGGGAGGCGGGTCGTCTACCGGCACGTCTGTCCGTCCTGTGACGCGAGCCGCGAACACACGTTCCGGCTACGCTGA
- a CDS encoding aldo/keto reductase encodes MDSLDDIGDTFDIGGDLPVNRLGFGAMRITGSGILGAPDDPAAAHRVLARARELGVDFVDTADAYGPGTSERLLAEADVPDDAVVATKGGLLRSPDGNWLRHGDPEYLRNAALCSLDRLGVDTIDLYQYHAPDPDVPIEESMAALADLKDRGLVRHVGVSNVSVEQLEQARDVVEIATVQNEYNVAERTHDDVLDVCEDEDIGFVPYFPLGGGSLDGTATVIDDVAAAHDATRQQVALAWLLARSPVILPIPGTSSVDHLESNVAAAAIDLTDDEMARLSV; translated from the coding sequence ATGGACTCGCTCGACGACATCGGCGATACGTTCGACATCGGCGGCGACCTGCCCGTCAACCGCCTCGGGTTCGGGGCCATGCGAATCACCGGATCGGGAATCCTCGGCGCCCCCGACGATCCGGCGGCGGCCCATCGCGTCCTCGCCCGCGCCCGCGAACTCGGCGTCGATTTCGTCGATACCGCCGACGCCTACGGTCCCGGCACCAGCGAACGCCTCCTCGCCGAGGCCGACGTTCCGGACGACGCCGTCGTCGCCACGAAGGGCGGTCTCCTGCGCTCGCCCGACGGGAACTGGCTCCGCCACGGCGACCCGGAGTACCTGCGCAACGCCGCCCTCTGCAGTCTCGACCGTCTCGGCGTCGATACGATCGACCTGTATCAGTATCACGCACCCGACCCCGACGTGCCCATCGAGGAGTCGATGGCGGCGCTCGCGGATCTGAAGGATCGTGGCCTCGTCCGCCACGTCGGCGTGAGCAACGTCTCCGTCGAGCAGCTGGAGCAGGCCCGCGATGTCGTGGAGATTGCCACGGTTCAAAACGAGTACAACGTCGCCGAGCGCACCCACGACGACGTCCTCGACGTCTGCGAGGACGAGGACATCGGCTTCGTGCCGTACTTCCCGCTCGGCGGTGGCAGCCTCGACGGGACGGCGACGGTCATAGACGACGTGGCAGCCGCCCACGACGCCACGCGACAGCAGGTGGCGCTCGCGTGGCTCCTCGCCCGGTCGCCGGTGATCCTCCCCATCCCCGGCACGTCCAGTGTCGATCACCTCGAATCGAACGTCGCCGCCGCCGCCATCGATCTCACCGACGACGAGATGGCGCGGCTGTCCGTCTGA
- a CDS encoding ATP-binding protein, protein MDVPAWERRLAGRAPSLIAILGGAVAVVSLANFFRDVETLGMRLFPAVSLGVCLLLSVGLLGLSHWLADSDLPVAGTWTVVRWCLGGMIGFVALAALTVGLRLAEGRVVGEAAFTLIVMGSGGGIGGGVAGVYYARATRTAREADHRRDALVFLNSHLRHNVLNAAQVIQGYTTLLAQRRDEPDEFLAPIERRSDAIASLIDDMKQLADLFSGEHAPVPTDVSTVLLREVEDARSTHETATFEVDVPSELYVMATGAASAVFANLLQNAVQHHDGPEPTVTVTAERHPRTVTVHIVDDGPGIRDDVKEHLFGSAIESGEGRGIALVKTLMNHYGGDVSVRDNDPRGTEVTVEFRRPPPE, encoded by the coding sequence ATGGACGTACCGGCGTGGGAACGGCGGCTCGCTGGCCGTGCCCCGTCGTTGATCGCGATACTCGGCGGTGCCGTCGCCGTCGTCTCGCTCGCCAACTTCTTTCGCGACGTGGAGACGCTCGGAATGAGGCTCTTCCCCGCCGTCTCGCTCGGCGTCTGCCTCCTGCTATCGGTCGGATTGCTCGGCTTGAGCCACTGGCTCGCCGACAGCGACCTTCCGGTCGCCGGCACGTGGACCGTCGTCCGCTGGTGTCTCGGCGGCATGATCGGATTCGTCGCCCTGGCGGCGCTGACGGTCGGCCTCCGTCTCGCGGAGGGGCGGGTCGTCGGCGAGGCGGCCTTCACCCTCATCGTCATGGGGTCCGGCGGTGGCATCGGCGGCGGCGTCGCCGGCGTTTACTACGCCCGGGCGACCCGGACGGCCCGCGAGGCCGACCACCGCCGCGACGCGCTGGTCTTTCTGAACAGCCACCTCCGACACAACGTGTTGAACGCGGCGCAGGTCATCCAGGGCTATACGACGTTGCTCGCCCAGCGACGCGACGAACCGGACGAGTTCCTCGCTCCCATCGAACGCCGAAGCGACGCTATCGCCTCACTCATCGACGACATGAAACAACTCGCCGACCTCTTCTCCGGCGAGCACGCGCCGGTGCCCACGGACGTCTCGACGGTGCTCCTCCGGGAAGTCGAGGACGCCCGCTCGACCCACGAGACGGCGACGTTCGAGGTGGACGTACCGTCCGAACTGTACGTGATGGCGACCGGCGCCGCCTCGGCCGTCTTCGCCAACCTCCTCCAGAACGCCGTTCAACACCACGACGGACCGGAGCCGACCGTCACCGTCACGGCCGAACGCCACCCACGGACGGTCACCGTCCACATCGTCGACGACGGACCCGGAATCCGAGACGACGTGAAAGAGCACCTCTTCGGGTCGGCCATCGAATCCGGCGAGGGTCGGGGTATCGCCCTCGTGAAGACGCTTATGAACCACTACGGCGGCGACGTCTCGGTGCGCGATAACGATCCGCGGGGGACGGAGGTCACCGTCGAGTTCCGACGGCCGCCACCCGAGTGA
- a CDS encoding thioredoxin domain-containing protein — translation MPVTPTSRNRLDEEASPYLEQHADNPVNWQPWDETALSAAREHDVPIFLSVGYAACHWCHVMESESFQDDEVATVLNERFVPIKVDREERPDVDSVYQTICQLVSGGGGWPLSVFLTPEGKPFYVGTYFPREAGRGRPGFLQLLNDVSQSWETDRDEIENRADQWTAAITDELESTPEDPSDPPESDVLESATAAAVRSADRSHGGFGSGGPKFPQPRRLDLLLRASILDGDEAAGEVAESALDAMAAGGLYDHVGGGFHRYATDREWTIPHFEKMLYDNAELPRVYFEAAAATGADRYARAASETVAFLERELQHPEGGFYSTLDAQSATPPSRLGESSEAEDEEGAFYVWTPGEVRAAMGDEPIDGVDPETAADLFRDRYGVTDGGNFEGGTTVLTVTTSYGALADEYDLSVETVERVLVAARTRAFDARADRPRPARDEKVLAGWNGLAISGIATGARTLDPALVGTAADALEFVREHLWNEESKRLSRRYKSGDVQVDGYLDDYAFLARGAFDCYQVTGEVDQLAFAVDLARTIRAEFWDDEAGTCYYTPASGEGLVTRPQELNDQSTPSSLGVTAALFDELDLFVPHEEFGSITERLLATHADRIRASPLQHASLVLAADAHARGPVELTLAADEVPASWRETLADHPLPTAVIAPRPADDAALEPWLDALGIDEVPPIWVNRAAEGGEPTAYACRDFTCSPPQTDLDAALDWLER, via the coding sequence ATGCCCGTAACGCCGACGAGTCGGAACCGACTCGACGAGGAGGCCAGCCCGTATCTGGAACAGCACGCGGACAACCCAGTCAACTGGCAGCCGTGGGACGAGACGGCGCTGTCGGCGGCGCGCGAACACGACGTGCCGATCTTCCTCTCGGTTGGCTACGCCGCCTGTCACTGGTGTCACGTGATGGAGTCGGAGAGCTTCCAGGATGACGAGGTGGCGACGGTCCTCAACGAGCGGTTCGTCCCGATCAAGGTGGACCGCGAGGAGCGCCCGGACGTGGACAGCGTCTATCAGACCATCTGTCAACTCGTCTCCGGGGGCGGCGGGTGGCCGCTCTCGGTCTTTCTCACCCCCGAGGGCAAACCCTTCTACGTCGGGACGTACTTCCCGCGGGAAGCGGGGCGCGGCCGGCCGGGGTTTCTGCAGCTCCTGAACGACGTGTCGCAGTCCTGGGAGACGGACCGCGACGAAATCGAGAACCGCGCCGATCAGTGGACGGCGGCGATCACCGACGAACTCGAATCGACGCCCGAGGACCCGAGCGACCCGCCCGAATCCGACGTGCTGGAGTCGGCGACGGCGGCGGCGGTTCGAAGCGCCGACCGGAGCCACGGCGGCTTCGGTTCCGGCGGCCCGAAGTTCCCCCAGCCACGCCGTCTCGATCTGTTGCTCCGGGCGTCGATTCTGGACGGCGACGAGGCGGCCGGCGAGGTGGCCGAGAGCGCCCTCGACGCGATGGCGGCGGGCGGCCTCTACGATCACGTGGGCGGCGGCTTCCACCGCTACGCCACCGACCGCGAGTGGACGATCCCCCACTTCGAGAAGATGCTGTACGACAACGCGGAACTGCCGCGGGTCTACTTCGAGGCCGCGGCGGCGACGGGGGCGGATCGCTACGCCCGCGCCGCGAGCGAGACGGTCGCCTTCCTCGAACGCGAACTGCAACACCCCGAGGGCGGCTTCTACAGCACGCTCGACGCCCAGAGCGCCACCCCCCCGTCACGACTCGGCGAGAGCAGTGAGGCCGAAGACGAGGAGGGAGCCTTCTACGTCTGGACGCCCGGAGAGGTGCGGGCGGCGATGGGCGACGAGCCAATTGACGGCGTCGACCCCGAAACGGCGGCCGATCTCTTCCGTGACCGCTACGGTGTCACTGACGGCGGCAACTTCGAGGGCGGGACGACGGTTCTCACCGTCACGACGAGCTACGGGGCACTCGCCGACGAGTACGACCTGTCGGTCGAGACGGTCGAACGCGTCCTCGTGGCGGCCCGGACCCGCGCGTTCGACGCGCGGGCCGACCGGCCACGCCCCGCACGGGACGAGAAGGTGCTCGCGGGGTGGAACGGCCTCGCCATCTCGGGGATCGCCACCGGGGCGCGAACGCTCGATCCGGCGCTCGTGGGGACGGCGGCCGACGCACTCGAGTTCGTTCGTGAGCACCTCTGGAACGAGGAGTCGAAACGGCTCTCGCGGCGGTACAAGTCCGGCGACGTACAGGTCGACGGCTACCTCGACGACTACGCCTTCCTCGCGCGGGGGGCGTTCGACTGCTATCAGGTGACCGGCGAGGTGGACCAACTCGCCTTCGCCGTCGACCTGGCCCGGACCATCCGGGCGGAGTTCTGGGATGACGAGGCCGGGACGTGCTACTACACGCCGGCGAGCGGCGAGGGGCTGGTGACCCGGCCACAGGAGCTGAACGACCAGTCGACACCGTCGAGTCTCGGCGTCACGGCCGCGCTGTTCGACGAACTCGATCTCTTCGTTCCCCACGAGGAGTTCGGATCGATCACGGAGCGGCTACTCGCGACCCACGCCGACCGCATCCGGGCGAGCCCGCTCCAGCACGCGTCGCTCGTGCTCGCGGCGGACGCCCACGCCCGCGGCCCGGTGGAGTTGACACTCGCGGCCGACGAGGTGCCGGCGTCGTGGCGGGAGACACTCGCCGACCATCCGCTTCCGACGGCCGTGATCGCGCCGCGGCCGGCCGACGACGCGGCCCTGGAGCCGTGGCTCGACGCGCTCGGTATCGACGAGGTGCCGCCCATCTGGGTGAACCGAGCGGCGGAGGGTGGCGAGCCGACCGCCTACGCCTGCCGTGACTTCACCTGCTCGCCGCCGCAGACGGATCTGGACGCGGCGCTCGACTGGCTAGAGCGCTAG
- a CDS encoding thioredoxin family protein, translating into MSLESMDPADWSGDDDVLGPLGRDGLTYLVWGADWCGDCREQLPGFAAALDAAGVPADRIEQFPVDDDKRGEGVDEYGVEFIPTVVVERDGEEIARFVEAEPDGIAAYLAERIAAAVASANADD; encoded by the coding sequence ATGTCCTTGGAATCCATGGATCCGGCCGACTGGAGCGGCGACGACGACGTGCTCGGACCGCTCGGCCGTGACGGCCTGACGTACCTCGTCTGGGGTGCGGACTGGTGTGGCGACTGTCGGGAGCAACTCCCCGGATTCGCCGCCGCCCTCGACGCCGCCGGCGTCCCCGCCGACCGAATCGAGCAGTTTCCCGTCGACGACGACAAGCGGGGCGAGGGCGTCGACGAGTACGGCGTCGAGTTCATCCCGACCGTCGTCGTCGAGCGCGATGGCGAGGAGATTGCCCGCTTCGTCGAGGCGGAGCCCGATGGTATCGCCGCGTATCTGGCCGAGCGCATCGCGGCCGCCGTGGCGTCCGCGAACGCCGACGACTAG
- a CDS encoding amino acid permease, with protein sequence MGAEEGTSVETELDRDIGIVGAIALGVGTMIAAGIFVLSGLAVSNVGAMAIVAFVIAAIVASFTAFAYAEFASIYPESGGGYAYVSNTFDSDLTYVVGWSMILGYPASAAFYLASFSDWFDRFIVPLVAGGLGEALPFWISGLVILGLLVGLNLKGTEESGQFQIIVTLLKVVLIIVFLYGGLQAFDAATIQQSVTDNLTKYRDIGLTSALVFITFFGFEAIATNAEEIEEPGRNVPRAIFFSMGFVTVVYALVVVVVTLAINNPAYLDLLVRVVDGVADTAGAQSFIANNGELAMGYAASFYLGNVGFYVIIVGALFSMLSAANATVLAGSRVKLAMSRRDHLPDRFESLHDSFNTPYWSVLLTGCLIAFFIFFFTVVPRLLFGTTTIHTGVIAFHMGIEAIAHFADFMLLTGLVVVNLAVIRSRRKYPDLDRGFEVPGVPAVPVVAILANLVLLVNVEPGAFVFGLLAEVIGIGVWFAFIGATSEEALEREAPTVVHEKHPADRDYQLLVPIANPDHAERLIRTARDIAADEGGEILVLSVVALPEQTPLSEGHERATERREVLERAMAVEAGGGDTDVPVNGIVRVGHHVDRAILHTITQHDSDAVLLGWHEGKTRRRDVVVGTTVDTVVREADCDVLVERFGDGDGDFESILLPTAGGPHARYAAEVARAIAHTTDATITVLQVVDPDDRKGHELAEVSLDETGRLLDGVDYDTRLVEAGDVADAIVDASADYDVTIIGATREGVLQQLVFGAIPETVGREADGQVIMAKRDLGIASRLRRLIRWR encoded by the coding sequence ATGGGTGCCGAAGAGGGGACAAGCGTCGAGACGGAACTCGACCGCGACATCGGTATCGTCGGTGCAATCGCGCTGGGCGTCGGGACGATGATCGCGGCGGGCATCTTCGTCCTGTCGGGGCTCGCCGTCAGCAACGTCGGGGCGATGGCCATCGTCGCGTTCGTCATCGCGGCGATCGTCGCCTCCTTTACCGCCTTCGCGTACGCCGAATTCGCCTCGATCTACCCCGAATCTGGCGGGGGGTACGCATACGTCTCCAACACCTTCGACTCCGATCTGACCTACGTCGTCGGGTGGTCGATGATCCTCGGCTACCCCGCGAGCGCCGCCTTCTATCTCGCCTCCTTCTCCGACTGGTTCGACCGCTTCATCGTTCCGCTGGTCGCGGGCGGTCTGGGTGAGGCGCTCCCGTTTTGGATCTCGGGGCTCGTCATCCTCGGCCTGCTGGTCGGCCTGAACCTCAAAGGGACCGAGGAGTCGGGACAGTTCCAGATCATCGTGACCCTCCTGAAAGTCGTCCTCATCATCGTCTTCCTCTACGGCGGCCTGCAGGCGTTCGATGCGGCGACTATCCAGCAGTCGGTCACCGACAACCTCACCAAGTACCGCGATATCGGCCTCACCTCCGCGCTCGTGTTCATCACCTTCTTCGGCTTCGAGGCCATCGCGACCAACGCCGAGGAAATCGAGGAGCCGGGCCGGAACGTCCCGCGGGCCATCTTCTTCTCGATGGGCTTCGTCACCGTCGTCTACGCCCTCGTCGTCGTCGTGGTGACGCTCGCGATCAACAACCCCGCGTATCTCGACTTGCTCGTCCGGGTCGTCGACGGCGTCGCCGACACCGCCGGTGCCCAGTCGTTCATCGCCAACAACGGCGAACTCGCCATGGGATACGCCGCCTCCTTTTATCTCGGCAACGTCGGCTTCTACGTCATCATCGTCGGCGCGCTGTTCTCGATGCTATCGGCGGCAAACGCCACCGTCCTCGCGGGGTCGCGCGTCAAACTCGCGATGAGTCGACGCGACCATCTCCCCGACCGCTTCGAGAGCCTCCACGACTCCTTCAACACGCCGTACTGGTCCGTCCTCCTCACCGGCTGTCTGATCGCCTTCTTCATCTTCTTTTTCACCGTCGTCCCGCGCCTGCTGTTCGGGACGACGACCATCCACACCGGCGTCATCGCGTTCCACATGGGGATCGAGGCTATCGCCCACTTCGCCGACTTCATGCTCCTGACCGGCCTCGTCGTCGTGAACCTCGCCGTCATCCGGTCCCGACGGAAATACCCGGATCTCGACCGCGGGTTCGAGGTGCCAGGCGTCCCGGCCGTCCCGGTCGTCGCCATCCTCGCCAATCTCGTCTTGCTGGTCAACGTCGAACCCGGGGCGTTCGTCTTCGGCCTCCTCGCGGAAGTGATCGGGATCGGCGTCTGGTTCGCCTTCATCGGCGCTACCTCCGAGGAAGCCCTCGAGCGCGAGGCGCCGACGGTCGTCCACGAGAAACACCCGGCCGACCGCGACTACCAGCTTCTCGTCCCCATCGCCAATCCCGACCACGCCGAACGGCTCATACGCACGGCGCGGGACATCGCGGCCGACGAGGGCGGCGAGATTCTCGTCCTCTCGGTCGTCGCGCTCCCCGAACAGACGCCGCTCTCGGAGGGGCACGAACGGGCGACCGAGCGCCGCGAGGTGCTCGAACGCGCGATGGCCGTCGAGGCCGGCGGTGGCGACACCGATGTCCCCGTCAACGGCATCGTCCGCGTCGGTCACCACGTCGACCGGGCCATCCTCCATACGATCACCCAGCACGACTCCGACGCGGTTCTGCTCGGCTGGCACGAGGGCAAGACGCGGCGGCGCGACGTGGTCGTCGGCACGACCGTCGACACCGTCGTTCGGGAGGCCGACTGTGACGTACTCGTCGAGCGCTTCGGTGACGGCGACGGCGACTTCGAATCCATCCTGCTCCCGACCGCCGGCGGTCCGCACGCCCGTTACGCCGCGGAAGTCGCTCGCGCCATAGCCCACACGACTGATGCGACCATCACCGTCCTCCAGGTCGTCGACCCCGACGACCGCAAGGGCCACGAACTCGCCGAAGTCTCGCTTGACGAGACGGGCCGACTCCTCGATGGCGTCGACTACGACACCCGACTGGTCGAGGCCGGGGACGTGGCCGACGCCATCGTCGACGCCTCCGCCGACTACGACGTGACGATTATCGGCGCGACCCGCGAGGGCGTCCTCCAGCAACTCGTCTTCGGCGCCATCCCCGAGACGGTCGGCCGGGAAGCCGACGGTCAGGTCATCATGGCCAAACGCGACCTGGGTATCGCCTCCCGCCTGCGCCGTCTGATCCGGTGGCGGTAG
- the ligA gene encoding NAD-dependent DNA ligase LigA — translation MVEEPDANPYVHDPDTSFAPADELSEDEARDQVSDLRVAVEYHDYRYYVENDPVIADRTYDELFERLQRLEDAFDLHDENSPTQRVGGEPLDELETVGHVAPLLSLQSSGDSEEIRAFDRRIRDRVGDVDYSAEPKFDGFSIEVVYEDGAFDRAVTRGDGREGEDVSANVRTIGSVPLHLPAPAPEFLAVRGEVYMPRSGFQALNERRIERGEDPFANPRNAAAGTVRLLDPETVAGRPLEVFFYDVIDTDADLGTQTEAFDLLYDLGFRVNDETTVVDDVDAVIDYRDRLMTERDDLEYEIDGVVAKVVDFDAREELGSTARHPRWAFAYKFPARTGETTVERIVVQVGRTGKLTPVALLDPVDIQGVTISRATLHNAAQVQRLGVREGVTVRLERAGDVIPEVTEVVDGEKRRASGDRTGSDDGRPAAGEGGFTMPDTCPVCDGDVVQEGEHHYCTNASCPAQLRRSLQHFCSRDAMNVKGLGAAAADQLVEAGLIESLADLYDLERDELAALDGWGETAADNLLAELEASKDVPLGTFIYALGIRHVGTERARALAAAFSLDDLMDAGTEALRSVEDVGPEVAAAVASYFDEAENVETVERLLDAGIEPERRERGAELDGLTVVFTGSVPGYTRSELTELLETHGASVTSSVSGETDYLVVGENPGTRKREQAAAEGVETLDPEAFEERILSRL, via the coding sequence ATGGTCGAGGAACCCGACGCCAACCCGTACGTACACGATCCGGACACGTCGTTCGCGCCGGCCGACGAACTGAGCGAGGACGAGGCCCGCGACCAGGTGTCCGACCTGCGTGTGGCCGTCGAGTATCACGACTACCGCTACTACGTCGAGAACGATCCGGTGATCGCCGACCGCACCTACGACGAACTGTTCGAGCGCCTGCAACGGCTGGAGGACGCGTTCGACCTGCACGACGAGAACTCGCCGACCCAGCGGGTCGGCGGCGAACCCCTGGACGAACTGGAGACGGTCGGCCACGTCGCGCCCCTGTTGAGCCTGCAATCCTCCGGCGACAGCGAGGAGATTCGGGCGTTCGACCGCCGCATCCGCGACCGGGTCGGCGACGTCGACTACTCGGCCGAACCCAAGTTCGACGGCTTCTCGATCGAGGTGGTGTACGAGGACGGCGCCTTCGACCGCGCCGTCACCCGCGGCGACGGCCGCGAGGGCGAGGACGTGTCCGCGAACGTCCGAACGATCGGGAGCGTGCCCCTGCATCTCCCGGCCCCAGCCCCCGAATTCCTCGCCGTCCGCGGCGAAGTGTACATGCCTCGATCGGGGTTTCAGGCGCTGAACGAGCGACGGATCGAACGCGGCGAGGACCCCTTCGCCAACCCGCGCAACGCCGCCGCGGGCACCGTCCGCCTGCTCGACCCCGAGACGGTCGCTGGCCGTCCGCTGGAGGTGTTCTTCTACGATGTGATCGACACCGACGCCGACCTCGGCACCCAGACCGAGGCGTTCGACCTGCTCTATGACCTGGGATTCCGCGTCAACGACGAGACGACCGTCGTCGACGACGTGGACGCGGTGATCGACTACCGCGACCGACTCATGACCGAGCGCGACGACCTGGAGTACGAAATCGACGGCGTCGTCGCCAAGGTGGTCGATTTCGACGCCCGGGAGGAACTGGGGTCGACGGCGCGTCATCCCCGGTGGGCTTTCGCCTACAAGTTCCCCGCTCGCACCGGCGAGACGACCGTCGAACGCATCGTCGTGCAGGTCGGGCGGACGGGGAAGCTGACCCCCGTGGCGCTCCTCGATCCCGTAGACATCCAGGGCGTCACGATCAGTCGTGCGACCCTCCACAACGCCGCACAGGTGCAACGCCTGGGCGTTCGAGAGGGCGTGACCGTCCGACTCGAGCGAGCGGGGGACGTGATTCCGGAGGTGACCGAGGTGGTCGACGGCGAGAAGCGACGCGCCTCGGGCGACCGGACGGGGTCGGACGACGGTCGGCCGGCGGCCGGCGAGGGCGGCTTCACGATGCCCGACACCTGTCCCGTCTGTGACGGGGACGTAGTGCAGGAGGGCGAACACCACTACTGCACGAACGCGTCGTGTCCGGCCCAACTGCGCCGCTCGCTCCAGCATTTCTGCTCGCGGGACGCCATGAACGTCAAGGGGCTGGGCGCGGCGGCCGCGGACCAGTTGGTCGAGGCGGGCCTGATCGAATCGCTGGCCGACCTCTACGACCTGGAGCGCGACGAACTCGCCGCACTTGATGGGTGGGGCGAGACCGCCGCCGACAACCTGCTCGCGGAACTGGAGGCGAGCAAGGACGTGCCGCTCGGCACGTTCATTTACGCGCTCGGCATCCGCCACGTCGGGACGGAGCGGGCGCGGGCGCTCGCCGCCGCCTTCTCGCTCGACGACCTGATGGACGCGGGCACGGAGGCGCTACGCTCGGTGGAAGACGTGGGGCCGGAGGTGGCGGCGGCCGTCGCCTCCTACTTCGACGAAGCGGAGAACGTCGAGACGGTCGAGCGACTGCTCGATGCGGGCATCGAGCCCGAACGGCGGGAACGCGGCGCGGAGCTCGACGGATTGACCGTCGTGTTCACGGGGAGCGTGCCGGGCTACACCCGATCGGAGCTGACGGAGTTACTGGAGACCCACGGCGCGTCGGTTACGTCCTCGGTCAGCGGCGAGACGGACTACCTCGTCGTCGGAGAGAACCCGGGGACACGGAAACGAGAGCAGGCGGCGGCCGAAGGTGTCGAGACGCTCGATCCCGAGGCGTTCGAGGAGCGCATCCTGTCGCGGCTGTGA
- a CDS encoding PLP-dependent cysteine synthase family protein codes for MHDSILDAIGSPLVRVDSPPGTTVAAKIESKNPGGSAKDRPAKAMIEAAEAAGELEPGDAIVEPTSGNTGIGLAVVGAAKGYDVTLVMPSSNSPERRRIMKAYGADVELVDGEMNAARARADELAAEGMVQMHQFENPANPDAHYETTGPEIVEQVGDRTVDALVCGVGTGGTISGTGRRLKEAFPDIEVVGVQPDTNQFLTGNPGADDFQGMGPGFVAENVDTDLLDDVENVSLPAAEAECRRLAREEGILVGQSSGASNVGAKRVAARLAEEMDDPLVVTVFWDSGERYMSTGLFD; via the coding sequence ATGCACGACAGCATCCTCGACGCCATCGGGTCGCCCCTGGTCCGGGTCGACTCCCCGCCGGGAACGACCGTGGCGGCGAAAATCGAGTCGAAGAACCCGGGGGGCTCCGCGAAGGATCGCCCGGCGAAGGCGATGATCGAGGCCGCGGAGGCGGCGGGCGAACTCGAACCCGGCGACGCCATCGTCGAACCGACCAGCGGCAACACGGGCATCGGCCTCGCCGTCGTCGGCGCCGCCAAAGGCTACGACGTGACGCTCGTGATGCCGTCGTCGAATTCGCCGGAGCGCCGGCGGATCATGAAAGCCTACGGCGCGGACGTGGAACTCGTCGACGGCGAGATGAACGCCGCGAGGGCGCGGGCGGACGAACTGGCGGCCGAGGGGATGGTCCAGATGCACCAGTTCGAGAACCCCGCCAATCCCGACGCGCACTACGAGACGACGGGTCCGGAAATCGTCGAACAGGTGGGCGACCGCACCGTCGACGCGCTGGTCTGTGGCGTCGGCACCGGCGGAACCATCTCGGGCACGGGACGGCGGCTGAAGGAGGCGTTTCCCGATATCGAGGTGGTCGGCGTCCAGCCCGACACCAACCAGTTTCTCACCGGCAACCCCGGCGCGGACGACTTCCAGGGCATGGGACCGGGCTTCGTCGCCGAGAACGTCGATACGGATCTGCTCGACGACGTCGAGAACGTCTCGCTTCCCGCCGCGGAGGCGGAGTGCCGGCGTCTCGCCCGCGAGGAAGGAATTCTCGTCGGCCAGTCGAGTGGCGCGTCGAACGTCGGTGCGAAGCGGGTCGCGGCGCGACTGGCCGAGGAGATGGACGACCCGCTGGTCGTGACGGTGTTCTGGGACAGCGGCGAGCGGTACATGTCGACCGGACTGTTCGACTAG
- a CDS encoding DUF5804 family protein, with protein sequence MTQVCLVGAESVDLRYELLSRETARAALATYDLHEPFTNTVAVDTVSLGAAVSLLNDLNWYLVRFTEFALVREPSISTEEWLSRDLAERVRDGDRPPEATDSYLRIHGVDDDTLVEPMYATRVDGAVPEYDLRDVDDTLVVRVTDGEFGG encoded by the coding sequence GTGACGCAGGTGTGTCTGGTCGGGGCCGAGAGCGTCGACCTCCGGTACGAACTCCTCTCGCGCGAGACGGCGCGGGCGGCGCTCGCGACGTACGACCTCCACGAACCCTTCACCAACACCGTCGCGGTCGACACCGTCAGTCTCGGCGCCGCCGTCTCCCTTCTGAACGACCTGAACTGGTATCTCGTCCGCTTTACCGAGTTCGCCTTGGTGCGCGAACCCAGCATCTCGACCGAGGAGTGGCTCTCCCGTGACCTGGCCGAACGCGTCCGCGACGGCGACCGGCCACCCGAAGCGACCGATTCCTACCTCCGGATTCACGGGGTCGACGACGATACGCTCGTCGAGCCGATGTACGCCACCCGCGTCGACGGTGCGGTCCCGGAGTACGACCTGCGGGACGTGGACGACACGCTCGTCGTTCGCGTGACCGACGGCGAGTTCGGCGGGTAG